CAGACCCTGCGGGTGACCGAGGCGATCCGGCTATACCGGGCGGGCGGGCTGAGCCTGGAACAGATCGCGCATCGGGTCGGATATGGCGATGCCACCGCCCTGCGGCGGGTGATGACGCGCCGCACCGGTCGGCGGCTGGAAAGCTTTCGCACCTGACCACTCGGCTTTGGCCATGGCCAATGCCGGGCGCTTGCGGCATATACGCGCTTGCGACAGTTTCAAAGCCGGACCCAGACATGACCCAGATCATCACCGCCCTTGCCGAGATTTCCGAGCGCTACCGCGCGCTGTTCGTCGATCTGTGGGGCTGCGTCCACAACGGGGTGACGGCCTATCCCGAGGCGGTCGCCGCGTTGCAGGCCTATCGCGCGGCTGGCGGCATCGTGGTGCTGGTCACCAACTCGCCCAAACCGCGTGCGGGTGTCGCAACACAGCTGAGCCAGTTCAAGGTGCCGCAGGACGCCTATGACACCATCGCCACCAGCGGTGACAGTGCGCGTTCGGCCATGTTCCGCGGCGCAGTTGGGCAAAAGGTCTATTTCATGGGCGAGTGGGAGCGCGACGCGGGCTTTTTCGAACCGCTCAAGCTGCTCGATTCCCCGGTTGAAATCACCCGTGTGCCGCTGCAAGAGGCCGAGGGCATCGTCTGTTGCGGCCCCTTCGACCCGATGGCCGACCCGGCGGTGAACCGGCCCGATTTCCTCTACGCCAAGACCAAGGGGATGAAGCTGCTTTGCGCCAATCCCGATATCGTGGTCGACCGTGGCGAAATCCGCGAATGGTGCGCCGGGGCACTGGCGCGGCTTTATACCGAGATGGGCGGCGAGAGCCTCTATTTCGGCAAACCGCACCCGCCGATCTATGATCTGGCGCGCCGCCGGCTGTTGTCCTTGGGGGCGGATATTGCCGATTCCGAGATCCTGGCGATCGGCGACGGCATCCAGACGGACATCGCCGGTGGCCAGGGTGAAGGTATTGATTCCCTGTTCATCTCGGGCGGTCTGGCTGCATCGGAAACCAAAACTGGCCACAGCCCCGACCCCGCAGCGCTAACAGCCTATCTGGACAGGGAAAACCGCATGCCAACTTATACCATCGGACAACTTCGCTGACGAATTAGGGCTTGATTTTCTGCGACTGCAAAGTAATAAAGTTGCCCAAGTATGGCGGGGTCTGACGCAAAATTACTCCGCCGCATGGATAGAGAGGGTGACATGTTGGACAACCTGCCGCGCGGAACGATCTGTATCGAAGATATCGAGATGGGTATGACCCGGTACCTGCGCAAGCAGGTGACCGACGAGGATATCGAGATGTTCGCCCAGGTCTCGACCGACCGCAATCCGGTGCATCTGGACGATGAATACGCCCGCGACACCATCTTTGAGGGGCGCATTGCCCATGGCATGTTGACCGCCGGGCTGATCTCGGCCGTGATCGGCGAGCAGCTGCCCGGCCATGGCACGGTCTACATGGGTCAGTCGCTGAAATTCCTTGCCCCCGTGCGGCCGGGCGATACGGTCTATGCCGAGGTCAAGGTGATCGACATCGACTTTGCCAAGCGCCGGGTCAAGCTGGACTGTCACTGCGCCGTCGATGGCAAGAAGGTGCTGGTGGGCGAGGCCATGGTGCTGGCCCCCTCGCGCAAGTTCGACTGAACGGCAGCAAAGCTGCCATTCGCCGCCTCGCCCCTCAGCAACACACGAAGAAGTGATCGTCGCTCGCGCTGCCCGGGCCCAGTCCGGGTAACGTTTTCCCCCTGCATTTCAACAGGTTGAACAATCCTGCGCAGATCGCAGCCCATTGAGCGCGCGCAGGACAATTCTGCTGAAAGCCAGACTGAACTTGCTATCGTTTGGACAAGACTCACTTAACTTGTTCATGAAGTGGAGTTCGAGATGCGAGCAATCGTTATCGGCGCAGGGATGGGAGGGCTGATGACCGCCCTGGCGCTGCGGCAATCCGGGGTCTTTTCCGCGATCGAGGTCTACGAGCAGACCAGGCAGCCAAGCACAGCCGGGGCCGGGCTGAACATTCCACCCAACGGGGCGCGGATCTGCCGTTGGCTGGGTGTCGATCTGGATGGCGGCGATCCCAAAGGACCGGATGGCGCGATAGATGGCGGCCGGGCCGCGATCCTGAAATCGACCCGGCAGTTCAACACCGATGGCAGCGTGACCGAAAGGCCGTTCGACCATGTCACCGCAGTCGGCGATGGCGCCGGGTTTCATCACATGCACCGGCTGGACCTGCTGATGTGCCTCTACAAGCGGGTGTTCGAGTTCGGCCCCGACAGTGGCACCCCCTGCCCGATATCCGTCCATATGGACAGCAGGCTGACCGGACTGGAGCAAAGCCAAGGCGGTGTGACGGCGGCGTTTGCCAATGGACATACCGCGACCGGCGACATTCTGGTTGGCGCCGATGGGATCAACTCGGCCACTCTCAGTCTGGCCTGGCCCAGTCCGCGCCCCAGGCGCTGGACCGAGGTCACCTGTTTTCGCGGCCTCATTCCGCGCGAAACCGTGGCGGCGCTGCGCAAACCCGATGGCAGCCCGCTGGATTACAACCCCATCCACTCTTTCAGCATGGACCGCCACAAGACGGACCGCAGCGGCGCGACCACCTATTGGGTGCGGGGTGGCGAGCTGTTGAACGTCTGGATCGCCCGCTACGAACCCGATTCAACCGCCTTTGAACAGGAAGAGGGCGACTGGTTTCCCATCAGCCGCGAAGAAATCACGCGCGACGTCGGCGCAGCCTTTGCCGAGCTTCCCAATCGCGACGACCTGGTCGCCCTGGCCGGGGCGATGGTGCGGCCCACGAAATGGGGGCTTTATGACCGCGATGCGCTGGATAGCTGGGTGCAGGGGCGCATCTGCCTGCTGGGCGATGCGGCGCATCCGATGCTGCCCACCTTTGGGCAGGGCGCCGCGCAGGCGTTCGAGGATGCCGCCGCGCTTGGCTGCGCCTTTGCCCTGCACCGCCGCGACGTGGCCACTGCCCTGTTGCACTATGAACGGGTGCGCCACTATCGCGCCAGCCGGTTCCAGCTGGGATCGAAATTCGCCTTCGATCATCTGCGCCCCAAGGATACCGAGGCGCAAAAAGCGCTGCTCGAAGGGCTGGACGAACGTGTCACGCCAGCGTTTTCCCATGACAAGCGCGGCGGCGAGAATGACGCCTGGATCTATGCCTTTGACGCCCGCAACATCGGCCCCACCCTGCCCGCCAAGAAATGGGGACCGTGGGATTATCGCGAGGCGTCGAAAGAGGATCATGCAAAGGCGACGCAGAGCCTCTGGCGGCCAGAGGTTCCGGCCGATGGCGCCCGTCGCGTGACCCGCGCCGAGGTCGCCCGGCACAACACCCGCGACGATTGCTGGATCATCGTTTCGGGCAAGGTCTATGACATCACGGCCTGGGCCCCTCATCACCCCGGCGGCGCGGGCATCGCCCGGATTTATGCGGGCAAGGAGGCAACCGCCGAGTTCGGCGATTATCACAGCGCGCAAGCGGTCGCGCATATGGCGCATTTCTGTATCGGCGAACTGGTCGAGACATCGGATGATATACAACCGCCAGCATGAATCGAGCGCCCCGTCCGGGCGATGTGTAGCGTTGGAAACAGCCCCGCCCGTCAAGTCGCGCTTGAACATGGAGAAACCTGCGTTTACCCAACCTGCATGCGTATCATCCGCGACTACAGATTTCTTGAACCCGCAGACCGGGGCGCCAGCGTCGCCATCGGCAATTTCGACGGTGTGCATATCGGGCATCGCTCGGTGATCGAGCTGGCCCGGCAGGCCGCACCCGATGTGCCGCTGGGGGTGATGACCTTCGAACCGCATCCGCGCGAGTATTTCGCCCCCGACAGCCCGCCCTTTCGCCTGATGCGCGGCCCGGCGCGGGCGCACCGGCTGGAAAAGCTGGGGGTCGAGCGGCTCTATGAACTGCCTTTCAACGCAGCGCTCGCCGGGTTGACGCCCGAAGGCTTCGCACGCGGGGTGATCTGCGACGGGCTGGGTCTGAAACATGTGGTGATCGGTGCCGATTTCTGCTTCGGCAAGGGCCGCAGCGGCAACGCCGCCGACATGGTGCGGTTCGGGCAGCAGATGGGGTTCGGCGTCACCATTGCGCCGCTCCTGGAGCAGACCGAACGCGTGATCTCGTCAACCGCGATCCGTACCGCGCTAAGCGAGGGCCGCCCGCGCGACGCCGCCGCGATGCTGGGCCATTGGCACCGGATCGAGGGCGAGGTGATCGGCGGCGAGCAGCGCGGGCGCGAACTAGGCTTTCCCACTGCCAATATGTCGATCGACGGGCTGCACCCGCCCCGGTTCGGCGTCTATGCGGTGCTGGTCGATGTGCTCGATGGGCCGCACAAGGGCAGCTATCACGGTGCCGCCTCGGTGGGTGTGCGACCGATGTTCAACGGCGAGCGGCCCAATATCGAAACCTTTCTGTTCGACTTCTCCGGCGATCTTTACGGCGCCACGCTGAGCGTCGGGCTGGTTGAGTATCTGCGCCCGGAGATGACCTTTGACGGGCTCGACGCCCTTATCGCGCAGATGGACGCCGATTGCGCCCGCGCCCGCGATATCCTGGCGGCGCCATGACGGATCCAATCGAGCGCAACGGGCTGCGCCCGCGTTTCTGGGAGCGCAAGCCGCTGGCGCGGCTGAACAAGACCGAATGGGAGGCGCTGTGCGACGGCTGCGGCAAATGCTGCCTGAACAAGCTCGAGGACGAGGATACCGGCGAGGTCGAGCTGACCCGGGTCGCCTGCCGGCTTCTGGATGACGAGAGCTGCCATTGCACGCAATACCCGATCCGGCACCAGTTCGTGCCCGATTGCATCGTGCTGACGCCCGACAATCTGGACAGCCACGCCTATTGGATGCCCCGCACCTGCGCCTATCGGCTGCTGTGGGAGGGTAAGCCGCTTTACGACTGGCACCCGCTGATCTCGGGCGACCCCGAGAGCGTGCAC
The window above is part of the Ruegeria pomeroyi DSS-3 genome. Proteins encoded here:
- a CDS encoding cytochrome b5 domain-containing protein, with product MRAIVIGAGMGGLMTALALRQSGVFSAIEVYEQTRQPSTAGAGLNIPPNGARICRWLGVDLDGGDPKGPDGAIDGGRAAILKSTRQFNTDGSVTERPFDHVTAVGDGAGFHHMHRLDLLMCLYKRVFEFGPDSGTPCPISVHMDSRLTGLEQSQGGVTAAFANGHTATGDILVGADGINSATLSLAWPSPRPRRWTEVTCFRGLIPRETVAALRKPDGSPLDYNPIHSFSMDRHKTDRSGATTYWVRGGELLNVWIARYEPDSTAFEQEEGDWFPISREEITRDVGAAFAELPNRDDLVALAGAMVRPTKWGLYDRDALDSWVQGRICLLGDAAHPMLPTFGQGAAQAFEDAAALGCAFALHRRDVATALLHYERVRHYRASRFQLGSKFAFDHLRPKDTEAQKALLEGLDERVTPAFSHDKRGGENDAWIYAFDARNIGPTLPAKKWGPWDYREASKEDHAKATQSLWRPEVPADGARRVTRAEVARHNTRDDCWIIVSGKVYDITAWAPHHPGGAGIARIYAGKEATAEFGDYHSAQAVAHMAHFCIGELVETSDDIQPPA
- a CDS encoding MaoC family dehydratase, with translation MLDNLPRGTICIEDIEMGMTRYLRKQVTDEDIEMFAQVSTDRNPVHLDDEYARDTIFEGRIAHGMLTAGLISAVIGEQLPGHGTVYMGQSLKFLAPVRPGDTVYAEVKVIDIDFAKRRVKLDCHCAVDGKKVLVGEAMVLAPSRKFD
- a CDS encoding YcgN family cysteine cluster protein; this encodes MTDPIERNGLRPRFWERKPLARLNKTEWEALCDGCGKCCLNKLEDEDTGEVELTRVACRLLDDESCHCTQYPIRHQFVPDCIVLTPDNLDSHAYWMPRTCAYRLLWEGKPLYDWHPLISGDPESVHRAGVSVRGITVSEFETPEEDWEDHIIEEPI
- a CDS encoding HAD family hydrolase encodes the protein MTQIITALAEISERYRALFVDLWGCVHNGVTAYPEAVAALQAYRAAGGIVVLVTNSPKPRAGVATQLSQFKVPQDAYDTIATSGDSARSAMFRGAVGQKVYFMGEWERDAGFFEPLKLLDSPVEITRVPLQEAEGIVCCGPFDPMADPAVNRPDFLYAKTKGMKLLCANPDIVVDRGEIREWCAGALARLYTEMGGESLYFGKPHPPIYDLARRRLLSLGADIADSEILAIGDGIQTDIAGGQGEGIDSLFISGGLAASETKTGHSPDPAALTAYLDRENRMPTYTIGQLR
- a CDS encoding bifunctional riboflavin kinase/FAD synthetase, translating into MRIIRDYRFLEPADRGASVAIGNFDGVHIGHRSVIELARQAAPDVPLGVMTFEPHPREYFAPDSPPFRLMRGPARAHRLEKLGVERLYELPFNAALAGLTPEGFARGVICDGLGLKHVVIGADFCFGKGRSGNAADMVRFGQQMGFGVTIAPLLEQTERVISSTAIRTALSEGRPRDAAAMLGHWHRIEGEVIGGEQRGRELGFPTANMSIDGLHPPRFGVYAVLVDVLDGPHKGSYHGAASVGVRPMFNGERPNIETFLFDFSGDLYGATLSVGLVEYLRPEMTFDGLDALIAQMDADCARARDILAAP